A stretch of DNA from SAR324 cluster bacterium:
CTGGAAGCACGCTTTCTTGATGAACTTAGCCCCTTATATAGTTTTTATTCTGGCGATCAACGGACACCTAAATACTATCGTGTTGGGCATAATGTGAGCTGGCGAAGCTGGTTTTTTTCGGAAGACTATCAGGAAAATACTTCAAAACAGAAACTCAACATGAGCGTAAGGTATCGGGTATCCTCCCCTGTTTCATTATTTTCTGAGTCGGCATTTTCAAAATTCTGGAATGATCCTTCCGTGTTAGAAACTTATACCTTTGGGGGCGAATACACGACCGAATATCATGGGTATCGAGTGTCCCGGAATCTGAGTTCCATTCCATCAGTGTCTATGAGTTATCGCTTTCAGGGAAAAGACAGTTTCCCCTGGGAAGCCTCGCTGAGTGTCACCAGAAACGACGACAATCGAGTGACAGCCTCCGCAACCATCGCGTGGAAACCGTCAGATCAATTCAACACAACCGTCAATGCCACCCAGAACAAGCAAAGTATTCAGGTTTCATGGACAGATATTCTTTCTCAGGAGAACGGCCCTGATCAACCCCGTGATTTTGGTACCGGGACCTTGAGCGGAAAAATTTCCATTCCCAAACGTAAAGAAGCTGAAAGCATCCCGTTGCAGGGCGTTGTAGTGCGGGCCGGATCCAAGCGAGGTGTTACCAATGAAAATGGAGAATACCGCATCACCGGACTTCCTCCTTATCAAACGTTAGAAGTGTCCATTGATCCTGCTTCTTTAGATGTTGGATTGGTTCCTAAAAAAGCAAGGGATATGATCCGGTTTCGTCCATCCACCCATATAGAATTTAATCCTCAACTCTCCTGGAGCACAGGACTCGACGGACAGGTCAATGTCGGTGCTGGAGTGAAAGATCCCGCCTTTGTGGAAGCTGTCGATGCTGATTTAGAAGTAGTGGCTAAAGGCAAGATTGAAGAAGATGGATTTTTTCTCATCGAAGGGTTGATTCCTGGCAAATACACTCTTCGCGTCAAAGGCATCAAACCTGTACCCCATCCTGTTCAGATTGTGGTGGAAGAAGGTATGGACTGGATTCCAGGTATAACCTTTGAGGGCGTAGACGATGAAGTATTGCGTGAACAGCCGCTGTACGAAGATTCGTCACCAGTTTTTCAGGAAAAATAAAAAATAGACGGGAGTGCCACTTTTTCAGCCACAAATCGTAGGGGGCAAACCTGTGTGTTCGCACTGATCCCGGGCTGACACACAATTTCAGCTTTCAGTATTAATGCAATTCAGAAGCATTATGACTCCATAGCAGAAAATATCGTTTGGCTTCCATGCCTTGATAATTCTTGAAAACTGATAGCTGACGGCTGAACGCTTACCAATACCCAATAATTATTGGAAGGTAGTCCAGATTTCCTGGGCTATAGGTCCCATGGGTTCACCGGCTTTGCGAAGCAGGGAAATATCAAATGAGGGCTTCTGAAAATTTTTCAGTTTGAGCGGCACCAGGCTTCCAATGGCGAGTTCATTCTGAATAAAATGGGTGGGCATGATGCCCCATCCCAAGGCTGAAATCAGGATTTGTTTCTGCGCATACAAGTCATTGACCATCCATGTAGTCAATTGCTGTTGGTAGGCGGCTACGTAATCTTCCAGAGTTTGATTGACCAGAACCATCACATAGGGTTGTAATTCCTCTATTCCTATTTCATCGTTGGCATGTGAGAGAGGAAAGGCCGGTGTGGCAACAGGAATCAACTCAATTGTCACCCATTTGAGCGATTCCAGAAGCGGGTTGGACTGACTCAGATACGTCAGGGCAAAATCAGTTTTTTGATTCAGCAGGAGTTCAGGAATATGCTTGTTGTTCTCAATACGGAGTTTGATTTTGAGGGAGGGGTGACTGGTCTGAAATAAATGCAGAATGGTCATGACTCCCGCAAGTGGACACAATGAATCCACCACCATGGTTATTTCAGCTTCAGCTCCGGTTTGAAGATATTTCGCAAAATCTTCCAGCTTATCAATCGCCTCAAGAGATTGCCTGGCTTTTTCATAAAAGGCTTTACCCTGAATAGTCAGAACGGGACCTGAGTGAGCTCTCGAAAAAATTGAAAAACCTAAATCATCCTCCAGATTCTTGATTGAAATACTGATGGCTGACCGTGAGCGGTAAAGGCCTTCAGACGCTGCCTGAAAACTACCTTTTTCCACCACAGCCATCAATCCTCTCAGTTGGTCAATTGTCATATTCTCCTTCCGGGAAAAGGTTCATACGTGTCTGACACTGGCTTAAACCCTCATCACACTCAGGAATAGTCCGCTTCCGGATGAAAACACACCACGGCGCCGGTGGTTCCGGTCGGAATGAATTCATGGGCATCAGTCAGTCGGATTCCGAGTTTGTCAGCCTGGATCAACTGATAAAGTGTCCGGTTGTTCTGCAAATTGGTGATACCAGGGTATCCGGGACTATAACGGGCGCCAGTTCTTTGAACGGTGCTGGTCAATTCCCGCAATTTTTCATGGAGCCATTCCGCCATGTCTTCCGCCACACGGTCGGACAATCCCTGAAGTAGCATGGCTGATTCGGTGTCGCCTTCCGCTTTGAACGTTTCAATTTGCTGTTCTGCCAGATTTCCGCCTGTAGAAATCTGAAAACCGATCACATCATACTTGCCGGAACTCACAGGATGATAAAATTGTGCCGCGGAAAACTTATCCTGATTTCCTTTGCCCAGTACAACGGTGAAATCAATTCTGGCAATTTCCTGTGTGAGATCCTCGGGAGCATACACCAGCACTTCGTCACCATCGGACTGACAGGGAAACAAACCGATGTGTCCCTGCGGAACCAGCCATTGTTTGGCTTCACACAACGTGATCCATTTTCGTTTCATGGCGTCAACGGATTCCGGGGTCAACCCCTTTTTCTCCCAGCTATCCCTGCGTCCAAGGCGCCAGTTGAGCGCATACAACGTTTTTTCGTCCAGCGGCAATTTGCTCAACGGCAATTGCCAGGCTGTGACCCCGTATTTAACTGGAGGTGCCTGATATTTATCAAAGGCTACGGTTCTTCGTGGAAGCGTATTGAGCAGGGATTCTGTCTTTTCACTTTGTTTGCGGGCACGTTCGTAATAGGTTTTCAGTTCTTCACGGTTTTTTTCAATGAACTGTTCTTTTTCTGCGGATTGCAGGGCTTTGATTATATTGACGCCATCCATGGCCGAAGCGCAATAAAACACATCGGGCTTGATGGCCTTGAGATCCTCCTGTCCAGCCATAGCCACATATCCTGCATGCCGCCGGTTCACCGGTGCCCCACCGATCAGCAACGGAATGGAGAATCCGGCTTCCTGCACCATGCGTGACACCGTGATCATGTGATTGGATGTTTGCACCAGCAACGCACTCATGCCAATGGCGTCCGCCTGATGTTCACGGGCGGTTTCAATAAATTTTTCCAGCGGCACCTGAACGCCCAGATCAATAACCCGGTAGCCATAATTTTCGAATAAGGTTTTTGCCAGATCTTTGCCGATGCTGTGCACATCCTGATAAACAGTTCCCAGAACAATGGTGCCTTTATAGGATATTCCTCCGTCGCCAACCGTATTGCGTTTCATGAACGATTCCAGAAACCCCATCACATGTTTCATGACATCGGCGGATTTGAGCAGATGGGGCAAAGAAACTTCTCCTGCGCCAAACCGGTCTCCCAGTTCCTGCATCGCTTTCATCAGGTGTTGATTGATCAGATCCAGCGGTTGCATGTGTTGAATCACCCGGGCGGCCTGTTCCACAATTTTGTCCTGATATTCATAAGTAAATCCTTCCACCGTCACAGAACCGCCGATGCGTTCCTTGAAACCGTCCTTGATTTTTTCACAAATCGCGGTGGTGTCTGGCAGATCTTCATAGGTTTGCTTTTTAGTGACAGTCCCGCCTTTTTTAATTTCCGCGATTTCTTCAAGCCGGGCAAACGCTTCCATATCACGTTCCAGAACGACTTTGAGTCCCAGTTCATAGTCTTTGGGGTCAATACTTTCCACAGGCACATAATGGTTCGGATTCACAATGGCCGCATCCAGTCCGCGTTTGCGTCCCTCATCCAGAAAAATGGAGGTGAGAACCAGTCGCATGTATGGTTTTTTTGCCAGACCATTGGTGAGATTGCCCACCCCAATGGTTGTTTTAATATCAGGATGCAGTGCCTTGATCCGTGGAATGGAATTGAGCGATTCCATCGAAAAATTCATGCCTTCAATCGACTCCGCGCCAATCGGAAATGCGTTCACGTCAATCAGCAGTTGGTCAGGAGTGACGCCATGAACCGCGCAGGCTTCCATGATTTTTGTAGCCAGTTCAACTTTTTTGTCCGCGGTGAGTGCGGGGCCTTCCAGGTCAGTCGCCAGAGCGATATAAAGGGGATGATGGAATTTTGTTTCTGGCACCAACGCGTCAATCTTGCTCAGTCCCGGCGCATATTCCTCAAGGGAAATGGAATTCACGATCGGACGTCCCGGATAAACCTGAATCGCGTTTTTGAGTGCGTCCACATCGAAGGAATCCAGACACATGGCTCCTGAAAAATCCAGAGTCATGGCCTGAATGACTTTGGGCAGAACCTCGGGAGTGCTGACAACATTGGAATCCATGCACACGTCAATAATGTCCACGCCCAAATCCTTGACCTGTTCATTGACCACTTCTTCCAGTTCATCAAAATTGATCACCCCTGCCGGATTTTCCACGGCATCTTTTACTTTTTTGGAGCCACGCACATTGAGACGCTCACCGATCCGGATCAGATTGCTGGTACTGTCCACCGCCACCGCCTGTTGGGGGCCTGACAAATAAACACGGGAATCCAGTTTTCTGGAAACAGGGGTGATTCCCCGAACCGCATCTGAAATCGCCTTGATATACGCCGGAGTGGTACCACAGCAACCACCCACAATGTTGACGCCCAGTTCCTTGACAAATTGGCTCAGATGCCGGGCCAGATCCTGCGGGGTTTGCTTGTAAACAGTTTTGCCATTTTCAGAAGTGGGCAAACCTGCATTGGGTATGACAGAAATCGGCAGTTTTGAATAACGTGAAAGCTTTTCCACCGTAGGACGCATCAGGTCAGGACCAATGGAACAGTTGATGCCGAACACATCAATGCCAATTCCCTGCACAGTGGTCAACGCGGCATGAATATCGGTGTTGAAAATCTGCATTTTACAAAATTGATCCACCGTGACCTGCACCATGATGGGCAGTCTGATCTTTTTTTCACTCATGGCACGAAGTCCACCCGCCACGGCCGCTTTCACTTCCAGAATATCCTGCTGGGTTTCATACAACAGCACATCGGCACCACCGTCAATCAATCCCAGCACCTGATGATAAAAATTGGATTCCACCTGCGCCCAGGTTCCTTTGCGCAGATTGGCACTGGTGCTGGAAAGCACCGTATTGGACGGACCAATGGACCCAATCACAAACAGTGGTCGTCCATCATAATCCGCTTCTTTTTGATAGACAGCCTTTGCCCTGACGGCAATCTCAGCCCCAACCCGACTCATGGCATAGGCCATTTCTTCATAGGAAATCCGGTTCAAATCAAATCCGTGCGGAATTGGCGCAAACGCACTGGTATCAAGTTGACTGAAATCATATTCCTGAAGCCGGAGAGGTGTGGCGCCAAAGGTATTGGTTTCAACCGCATGAGCGCCGGAGCGGAAATAGGCCAGATGAATTTTTTGAATGGCATCAGGATGGGAAAAACTGAGCATGTCCGACAGCATGCCAAACGCAGCGCCCCCAAAGGCATCATGGCCCAGTTCAAGGTTTTGAATCATGGTTCCCATCGCACCATCCAGTACGATCACCTGTTGTTTCAACGCTTCCAGAAAATTCATAAAACTCCGGTATATTTTAGTTATTCAATTGAGAGGACACACAAAAAGGGCGAGGAGCAAATATCAGGTCTTTCTCGAAAGTGGTAAGTTCTCAGCTTTCAGTTCTCAGTTTTTTTGAACTGATTGAAATTTTTATGATTTTTTATATAAGCCAAAAAGTTTCTTTGAAAGTTTGATACTCATAAAACTTTTAATTTTAATGACTTACAAAAAACTGAAGGCTGATAACTGAAAACTTACAACTCTTGAGTTCTTTCAAAAATTTGCGGAAATCATATGTTTTTTTGAGAAAATTTCAATGATCGGTGTCACCGTCTTCAAAATTTTGACAGAATTGTTCACCTTTCTGAATATATTCCAGATAAAGCAGGATGGTATCACTCAGGAATTTCGTATCTTTTTCTGAAACATTCTGAGTTTTGATATCATGAACTTTCCTATGAGCAATATCCAACCAGAAAAGCCCTTCGGCTGGTGGCTTATTGCACTGGATATAAAGCGGAGCATCCTTCCCTTTGGAATAAAAAAACAGTCGCCATTCCTCGACATACAGCATGGTTGGCATATTGAAAAGACTCTCGAAAGTTTTAAAAAACAGGATGCGGATATTAAAAAAAGTTTTTAGGCCAGGGGAGAGATAACCCTCTAATCCTCTGCGCTGTCTTGCCCGTTTTAGTTTCAGGGATCAATATCGGTAATCAGAGGAAACAATTTTGCGATAAAAGTAAAATTTGATTAATTCTTCATCCAAAATATTATTGATACGTTTCATACGTATACCTCCTGAAAAGCACAAACACTTTATTCACCTAAAATTAGCTTCCCTATCTGTTCAATTGAATCAACGTCCAGTTCGAGGGGGTAATCTGTTCAGCGGAGATGATCTGGAACCCTTTGAAGCCCTTGTCAGTGAAATATGATTATGTCATTTGTCGGATTGAAAAATAGCGGTTTTTCAAAGAGTATCCTTCTGTCTTGATACAGGACGTTTCGCTCAACAGTTCATGAAAGGAATTCTTTATGAAACAAAAAATTATATTTATCGCGGTAACAGTAATCGTCGCAGTATGGGGCATCAGCCTGGTAGCGGCAAAAATAATGGTGCCAGAGCATAATCCGCCTGAACATTATGCGGGAATGATCCTTGGCACAGAAGCAGATAAAATTCTGGTTGACTCCTGCTTTGACTGTCATAGCAACCAATCAAACTGGCCCTGGTACAGTTACATGCCGGTGGTTTCAGCACTGGTTGCGCATGATGTGGAAGAAGGACGCAAAGAACTGAATTTTTCCCTGTGGGATAAAATGACTGAACAGAAACGTCTCAAAAAAATGGATAAGGCCCTGGAAGAAGTCATGGGTGGTGAAATGCCCCTGACGCCTTACGTCTGGATGCACGCCAACGCAGAAATAACCCCTGATAAAATCGCGGTATTGCGTGCTGCGGCTCAGGAAAAACTGGGGCTTGTTGTGAATGAATTCGCAGACAAAGACGAGGAGGGAGACGAGGATGAAGATAAAGATTAGCCGTCATGCCCTGTCTCAGAGTAGACTTCCCTTTTTGTTTTTTTTATGCATGGTGACCTTGAGTTCGTTGGCATTTGCCGAGGAAATGAAACTCAATTCCGCCATCGTTTTTAACGTGAAGACCAACCTGTTCGCTGTTCAATTTGACGGGAATGCCGATCCGGAAAAAGTGCTGTTTGAGCTGACTCTGCAAACAACGGAATCCAGTTTGATGATTTCTGAGGTGTCAGTCACAATTCCTCTTGAGGCGTTATCCACTGGAATCAAAGTGCGGGACAAGCACATGAAAGAAAAAATATTTCAGACCCAGGATGGGCAACAACCGCCAATCCTGTTCAAGTCACAGCAGAATTCCTGTGTGGTTGAAATCAAGGGTGGTGACTGCACCCTCAATGGAGAACTTGAAATCGCAGGAAGAAATCTGCCCACAGCAATTCCACTGCATGTGGAACAAACAGAGGGAACATGGAAAGCTTCCGGACAAATGGTTATCCTGTTGGATGCCTTTCAGATCAAACCTCCGGGATATATGGGAGTAAAAGTTAATAACGCTGTGACAGTTCAATACGAGGTATGGTAGAAATAATATAATCAGGCAGGTTCGATGAAAAAAAATATATTCCCCAGACCGCGTTTAACAACGATCACACTGTTTAGCAATAAACAATTCAGGATCCAGCGATATTTTTCCATCGCGGGTTTTGTCCTCCTCTCCTTCTGGAGTGGAATTGCCCATGCTGAACCGGAAATGATCCGGCATGATTATTTCAGTTGCATGGCCTGTCATTACAGTCCTCACGGCGGTGGTCTGTTGACGCCTTATGGACGGGGAATCGCACAGGCCCTGAGCTATCAGGGAGGAGACTACGAAGAATCGGAACTCAAACAAAAATTGAGTTTTGACGGCTTGATGGATCAGGGCGTTCAGGTCCGACTTGCGGCCTTGACCCATGGTGAAATCGGAAAAGCTTTTCCAATGCAGGGAGATTACCTCAACCATACGCAACTCAATGATAATTTATCCCTGAATGTGAATATTGGCGAGATCCCTCCTCCGGCGGGTTCTGATTACACGTTTGATCAGGAATTCCTTAAACAAATCATCCTCAGAAAATTCGTGGTGAGCTATCGACCCGGAGAAGATGGAACTGAAATCACGTTCGGCAGAGATTTGCTGCCTGTCGGACTGGGATTGGATGATCACACTTATTTCATTAAAAAATACAATCGACTGAATGTGAATGATGTCGTGACGCAACTGGGATACTATTCATGGGGACCCCAACTCCTCTATGCCATTGTCGGTTATGCACCCAGCACTGAGGAGTCTGAGGGAAATGGTGAAGCAGGAGGTGTGCTCAGTTTTGAGTATAAACCGATGGTTCAGAAAAATTATTCCTTTGGCGGACATGTCCTGAAAGGCCGCACTGATGCAATTTCCCGCACTTTGACAGGCCTTATGACTCGTCTGTCATTCAGTGAATCCATCGTGATATTGGCAGAGTTGGACCATACGCAACGGGAATTAGCGGACACAGGACTCAGTTTCGGACAATGGACTCGCTTTCTAAAGGCAAGTTACTATCCGATGGACTATCTGGAAACAGCGCTGACCATGGAGTCTCTGGAACGTGAAACACCTTTTGAGGCCGGGGTATCACGAACCGCCTTAAGAAGCACACTACGCGCCACCGGACAACTGAGTTTTATTTTTATTTTCCAGAATCAGTTCACTAATGATACGGCCTCCAATCTGGATAACATGTTGATGCTACAGGTCTTTTACAACGGATTTTAAGGCCATTGCTGAGGAAAGATGATTTATGAAAAAAACAGGATTTTATAAAAATTTGACAAAATATTGTGTCAGTGTGGGAATCATTGTTTGGACCATAGCGTCCTGTGCGCCTACAGGAACTGATGAAACCGCCGAATATCAGACCATTGACGCAGACACACCTGTGACCTTTGACATCCTGCATGATACCGTTTTAAAACCACTTTGCGTCCGTTGTCACGATTGGGCCAATACTGAAACTGAAACCAGAAACTATATCTATCCCGGAGTGGCGGATTATTCAGAATTGTATAAAGTGGTCACTGTAGGAGAACCGATTATGCCTCCTGGCGGCCCCGAACTGACTGTTGCGCAAAAAGAACTGGTTTCACGATATATTGAAGAAACTGCCGTAAAATAGTTCAAGTGCCCCAAACCCCATGTTTCCACCCGCCACGAAAGACGGGTGTTCCTTTTTTTGACACTTGGCCAAAAATGTGGCCAACCCCGCTTGCAAATCCTGCCCGAAAACAAAATGCAGGCTTGATTAAAGAAGCAAGCCGTTGTATATCGACGCCTTTGCGGCGTTAGCAAAACAAACATTTCATTAGCCACAGCGTTATTATGGCCGCATCTGATTTGGAGGATTGATTTGAATATTGCCGAATGGATTATGGCCGCAGGAGTTACCTTTGCCATAAGTGTATTGATGTTCTCGGTGTTCCAAAATGATCCATGGAAAGATCATGTTTATGAGCAGGCACCTGCGATTGTAGCCGGTACACCGTCGCCTCATAAAGCCGGGCGAGAAAAAATGGCTTGTGCGAGTTGCCATGCGATCGTGGACCCAAGTGTTGCTGGACGTAATCAAATTATACCACCCATTGTTGATGGAGCGGCCATTCCAATTTCTCATAAGGATGGACGTCACAAGCAGGCCTGTTCCATGTGTCATCAAATCATAAGCAGAAAAGTTGCCGCTGAAACCCGGAAAAGCACTCCCGCCGCCATTGAAACCAGACCAAACACGCCCACGGCAATTACAGTGGCTCAGGTCCAGGTCGTAATGCCCGCGACCCCGGATGCGGCAGTCTGGGACCCGGAATGGCATGAGAGTTTTGGACTGACTCGCTTTCAAGGAAAAATTGTTCGTATTGTAGAAAAGGCAGGGGCCTATCAAACTGATAATATAAACATTCTGGTAGATAACAAAATTAGCACACCGACATGGTACAATGTAGCACCAGGCTGGTTTTTACAAGAACAAAAATGCTCTCTTGATTTTGGAATGTTTGTAAAAGGTGTTGCCTTTCAAGACATGGCCGCAACAACGGAAATGCAATATGTAAAAACACTCTCAGTCAATGGGCAATTCTGCGATATTCGCGATAAAGAAATGATTGGCTTCTGGGAAACTGGTGCTATGTTCGATGAAGAGTGAGTTTATCATGAAAGAAATAACCAATATATTAAGCCGCGAAAAATGGGAGGTATTTTATCTTCTGTCAACGCTATCCACCCTGGTCATCGGCCTCACCGCCGCACTGCAACCCTTCTTTTTAGCGGATGTGATTGTTATCCCTTTTGAGGAGGAAGGCACCATCAATGCTCATCTGGTGGTTGTTACCCAAATGTGCAGTTTGGGGCTGAATTTTCTTCTGGGTTTCGCCTGGAGCCGCCGCAAAAGGATGGCTTCTCTGTTTTATGGCTTTGTTATCGCCGCATTTGCGGCCTTAATGATCCCTTTTAGCAAGAACATAGCCCTTACCATCGGTATTTCCGGCCTTACGTTTTTTTATATGATGCGCATTTTAGTTTCAATGGGAGCCGACACGCTCCAGTTACAACTCTCGACCATGGGAGGCGATGGGACCCCCGATAGAAAGCACCCGGAACTTCTATCCAACATGATTTTCATGATGATTCTGGGCAGCACCATCATCCTCGCAATTCTGATGCAGATTCCCACCTCGGTCAAAAATATTGAGCTTGTTATGCTCCTGCCATTTTATGTTGCCGTATTCGGGGCGTTTATTGTCAACAACTACATGCTTTCCGATTCAAATGAAGATGAGTCCGTCCCCCAACCCTTCAAACAGGCCTGGGAATTACTATCCAGTGACCCAAGGATGCAGCTTTGTTTCGCTTCCGCCCTGTATGTTCGGGCAGACATGCTGGCGATCAGCGTATTTCTCTCGTTATGGACAAATTCTTTTGCCGATATTGTTGGTATCTCACACGCGGCCGCGGCGGGACAAGCAGGATTGATGCTGGGTTATCTGGGGCTTATCATTCTGCTCACAATGCCCTTATGGCGCAAATACATGGATACGCATAGCCGTATTTCAGCCATAGGTGCCAGCCTGTCGATCACTGGAATCGGGTTCATTCTTTTAGCGATGATGGTGACAAATCCCTTCGACTGGTGGACAACGTTACTGCCGCTAACCCTGGTAGGTATCGGTCAGGCAGGCAGTCTGATTGGCCCCAAGATATTAGCCGCTGAACTCACCCCAACGCATGTTTTGGGATCATTACAGGGATTGTTATATCTGATCAGCTCCATGGGTGTTGTGATGCTGGTTCAAAGCGGTGGCTATTATTTTGACGCTGTTGGGCCAACCGCGCCGTTTATTTTAATTGGCGCAAGTAACATGCTGATCATGTTCTATGCGTTTTGGCTTGTTAAAAGCGGCATGGATGAACGCGATGATCATACCTTGATCAAACGGCGCAAAATTAATCTGAAGCCATTTGTTTTTATGCTGTCACTGCTGCCTCTCATCTGGTTGATTGGACGGGTTCTGGTCGGAGGTGTTACTCTGGGCAGTGACATCGGGCAGATGCCTGTCGGCTTTATCAACCGTTACCTGGGGGATTGGGCCTTTAATTTTCTGCTGTTATCCTTATCTTTACGCCCTGTAGCCAAATTGACTAAGGTGGGAGCGCTCATGCAGTATTCCCGCATGATTGGACTTTATGCTTTTTTCTATGCATTTCTGCATGTGTTAACTTATTGGTCGTTGGAGTGGGTCTTTAATTTGAATGAGATCTTTACCGATATTGTAGAACGCCCTTTCATTCTTCTGGGAGTGGCCGCGTTTATCATTCTGGTTGTTTTAACAGTGACATCAACAAAAGGCTGGATGAAAAAACTTGGTGGTAAAAAATGGAAAAAGCTTCACAAAACTGTTTATCTTGTGAATATATTGGTAGCTTTTCATTTTATGTTTGCCGCAACCCATGAAAATGGAGAACCTCTCATCTATGGATTTGCGGTAGCGTTACTGCTTGGCTATCGGTGGTGGAAGAGGCCCCAAAAAAATGTAAAAACTGTTAATTAAAAAAACTCAATGGATCTTTATGTCTGATACACAACAATCTCAAAAAAATACCCTATCGCCCCAAAACAAA
This window harbors:
- a CDS encoding YceI family protein, which encodes MKIKISRHALSQSRLPFLFFLCMVTLSSLAFAEEMKLNSAIVFNVKTNLFAVQFDGNADPEKVLFELTLQTTESSLMISEVSVTIPLEALSTGIKVRDKHMKEKIFQTQDGQQPPILFKSQQNSCVVEIKGGDCTLNGELEIAGRNLPTAIPLHVEQTEGTWKASGQMVILLDAFQIKPPGYMGVKVNNAVTVQYEVW
- a CDS encoding cytochrome c — its product is MKKTGFYKNLTKYCVSVGIIVWTIASCAPTGTDETAEYQTIDADTPVTFDILHDTVLKPLCVRCHDWANTETETRNYIYPGVADYSELYKVVTVGEPIMPPGGPELTVAQKELVSRYIEETAVK
- a CDS encoding magnetochrome domain-containing protein, translated to MNIAEWIMAAGVTFAISVLMFSVFQNDPWKDHVYEQAPAIVAGTPSPHKAGREKMACASCHAIVDPSVAGRNQIIPPIVDGAAIPISHKDGRHKQACSMCHQIISRKVAAETRKSTPAAIETRPNTPTAITVAQVQVVMPATPDAAVWDPEWHESFGLTRFQGKIVRIVEKAGAYQTDNINILVDNKISTPTWYNVAPGWFLQEQKCSLDFGMFVKGVAFQDMAATTEMQYVKTLSVNGQFCDIRDKEMIGFWETGAMFDEE
- a CDS encoding heme-binding domain-containing protein gives rise to the protein MKQKIIFIAVTVIVAVWGISLVAAKIMVPEHNPPEHYAGMILGTEADKILVDSCFDCHSNQSNWPWYSYMPVVSALVAHDVEEGRKELNFSLWDKMTEQKRLKKMDKALEEVMGGEMPLTPYVWMHANAEITPDKIAVLRAAAQEKLGLVVNEFADKDEEGDEDEDKD
- a CDS encoding ferric reductase-like transmembrane domain-containing protein, which encodes MKEITNILSREKWEVFYLLSTLSTLVIGLTAALQPFFLADVIVIPFEEEGTINAHLVVVTQMCSLGLNFLLGFAWSRRKRMASLFYGFVIAAFAALMIPFSKNIALTIGISGLTFFYMMRILVSMGADTLQLQLSTMGGDGTPDRKHPELLSNMIFMMILGSTIILAILMQIPTSVKNIELVMLLPFYVAVFGAFIVNNYMLSDSNEDESVPQPFKQAWELLSSDPRMQLCFASALYVRADMLAISVFLSLWTNSFADIVGISHAAAAGQAGLMLGYLGLIILLTMPLWRKYMDTHSRISAIGASLSITGIGFILLAMMVTNPFDWWTTLLPLTLVGIGQAGSLIGPKILAAELTPTHVLGSLQGLLYLISSMGVVMLVQSGGYYFDAVGPTAPFILIGASNMLIMFYAFWLVKSGMDERDDHTLIKRRKINLKPFVFMLSLLPLIWLIGRVLVGGVTLGSDIGQMPVGFINRYLGDWAFNFLLLSLSLRPVAKLTKVGALMQYSRMIGLYAFFYAFLHVLTYWSLEWVFNLNEIFTDIVERPFILLGVAAFIILVVLTVTSTKGWMKKLGGKKWKKLHKTVYLVNILVAFHFMFAATHENGEPLIYGFAVALLLGYRWWKRPQKNVKTVN
- a CDS encoding LysR family transcriptional regulator; the encoded protein is MTIDQLRGLMAVVEKGSFQAASEGLYRSRSAISISIKNLEDDLGFSIFSRAHSGPVLTIQGKAFYEKARQSLEAIDKLEDFAKYLQTGAEAEITMVVDSLCPLAGVMTILHLFQTSHPSLKIKLRIENNKHIPELLLNQKTDFALTYLSQSNPLLESLKWVTIELIPVATPAFPLSHANDEIGIEELQPYVMVLVNQTLEDYVAAYQQQLTTWMVNDLYAQKQILISALGWGIMPTHFIQNELAIGSLVPLKLKNFQKPSFDISLLRKAGEPMGPIAQEIWTTFQ
- a CDS encoding homocysteine S-methyltransferase family protein, with translation MNFLEALKQQVIVLDGAMGTMIQNLELGHDAFGGAAFGMLSDMLSFSHPDAIQKIHLAYFRSGAHAVETNTFGATPLRLQEYDFSQLDTSAFAPIPHGFDLNRISYEEMAYAMSRVGAEIAVRAKAVYQKEADYDGRPLFVIGSIGPSNTVLSSTSANLRKGTWAQVESNFYHQVLGLIDGGADVLLYETQQDILEVKAAVAGGLRAMSEKKIRLPIMVQVTVDQFCKMQIFNTDIHAALTTVQGIGIDVFGINCSIGPDLMRPTVEKLSRYSKLPISVIPNAGLPTSENGKTVYKQTPQDLARHLSQFVKELGVNIVGGCCGTTPAYIKAISDAVRGITPVSRKLDSRVYLSGPQQAVAVDSTSNLIRIGERLNVRGSKKVKDAVENPAGVINFDELEEVVNEQVKDLGVDIIDVCMDSNVVSTPEVLPKVIQAMTLDFSGAMCLDSFDVDALKNAIQVYPGRPIVNSISLEEYAPGLSKIDALVPETKFHHPLYIALATDLEGPALTADKKVELATKIMEACAVHGVTPDQLLIDVNAFPIGAESIEGMNFSMESLNSIPRIKALHPDIKTTIGVGNLTNGLAKKPYMRLVLTSIFLDEGRKRGLDAAIVNPNHYVPVESIDPKDYELGLKVVLERDMEAFARLEEIAEIKKGGTVTKKQTYEDLPDTTAICEKIKDGFKERIGGSVTVEGFTYEYQDKIVEQAARVIQHMQPLDLINQHLMKAMQELGDRFGAGEVSLPHLLKSADVMKHVMGFLESFMKRNTVGDGGISYKGTIVLGTVYQDVHSIGKDLAKTLFENYGYRVIDLGVQVPLEKFIETAREHQADAIGMSALLVQTSNHMITVSRMVQEAGFSIPLLIGGAPVNRRHAGYVAMAGQEDLKAIKPDVFYCASAMDGVNIIKALQSAEKEQFIEKNREELKTYYERARKQSEKTESLLNTLPRRTVAFDKYQAPPVKYGVTAWQLPLSKLPLDEKTLYALNWRLGRRDSWEKKGLTPESVDAMKRKWITLCEAKQWLVPQGHIGLFPCQSDGDEVLVYAPEDLTQEIARIDFTVVLGKGNQDKFSAAQFYHPVSSGKYDVIGFQISTGGNLAEQQIETFKAEGDTESAMLLQGLSDRVAEDMAEWLHEKLRELTSTVQRTGARYSPGYPGITNLQNNRTLYQLIQADKLGIRLTDAHEFIPTGTTGAVVCFHPEADYS